From Micromonospora echinospora, one genomic window encodes:
- a CDS encoding NUDIX domain-containing protein, whose protein sequence is MSVSWAESYVGQLRALAGDRTLMFVGARAVLRDQRGRVLLIQRSDNGHWSMPAGAMELGESIADCAVREVREETGLRALRVSAFALYTGPDRTHTNMYGHTYQVFTAAFRVDEWDGDLLRITDETTDAGFFHPGGFPAPISPSVAETLEDLAVFEQTDRLILK, encoded by the coding sequence GTGAGTGTCTCCTGGGCCGAGTCGTACGTCGGGCAACTGCGCGCACTGGCCGGCGACCGCACCCTCATGTTCGTGGGCGCGCGGGCCGTGCTGCGCGACCAGCGCGGGCGGGTGCTGCTGATCCAACGCTCGGACAACGGTCACTGGTCGATGCCGGCCGGCGCGATGGAGCTGGGCGAGTCGATCGCCGACTGCGCGGTCCGCGAGGTCCGCGAGGAGACCGGGCTCCGGGCGCTGCGGGTCAGCGCGTTCGCCCTCTACACCGGCCCGGACCGCACCCACACCAACATGTACGGCCACACGTACCAGGTCTTCACCGCCGCGTTCCGGGTCGACGAGTGGGACGGCGACCTGCTGCGGATCACCGACGAGACCACCGACGCCGGGTTCTTCCACCCGGGCGGGTTCCCCGCCCCGATCTCCCCCTCGGTCGCCGAGACCCTCGAAGACCTCGCCGTCTTCGAGCAGACCGACCGGCTCATCCTCAAGTAG
- a CDS encoding GNAT family N-acetyltransferase, translating into MLIDHWPLLGLRVRTARLELRLPTEDELAELAEVAAHGVHEPGKRRFLVSWAEGTPAERARSVVQNQWRRRGEWTPQSWSLDLAVFVEGRPVGVQDVWARDFAVRREVATGSWLGLAYHGRGIGTEMRAAVLHLAFAGLGAAHATSGSFVDNAAPLAVSRKLGYQPDGISRDLCDGEVLVSQYLRLTRENWERTDRPEVSLTGLEPCLELFGAR; encoded by the coding sequence GTGCTCATCGACCACTGGCCCCTGCTGGGACTGCGGGTGCGGACCGCCCGGTTGGAACTCCGACTGCCCACCGAGGACGAGCTGGCCGAGCTGGCGGAGGTCGCCGCGCACGGTGTGCACGAGCCGGGTAAGCGGCGCTTCCTGGTGTCGTGGGCGGAGGGCACACCCGCCGAACGGGCCCGCTCCGTGGTCCAGAACCAATGGCGTCGACGGGGCGAATGGACCCCCCAGTCGTGGTCGCTCGACCTCGCCGTCTTCGTCGAGGGACGGCCGGTGGGCGTCCAGGACGTCTGGGCCCGGGACTTCGCGGTACGCCGCGAGGTGGCAACCGGCTCCTGGCTCGGTCTGGCGTACCACGGTCGGGGAATCGGCACCGAGATGCGTGCCGCCGTGCTGCACCTGGCCTTCGCCGGCCTCGGGGCCGCGCACGCCACCAGCGGCTCGTTCGTCGACAACGCCGCGCCGCTCGCCGTCTCCCGCAAGCTGGGCTATCAGCCGGACGGGATCAGCCGTGACCTCTGCGACGGCGAGGTCCTCGTCTCCCAGTACCTGCGCCTGACCAGGGAGAACTGGGAACGGACGGACCGTCCGGAGGTCAGCCTGACCGGTCTCGAACCCTGCCTGGAGCTGTTCGGCGCGCGCTGA
- a CDS encoding DUF2231 domain-containing protein — protein sequence MESRLKVLGHPVHPMLVMFPFALLVTAVFFDVVDTLGGSAVFGEIAYWNITVGLVMGLLAAIAGSFDLLAIPTDTRAKRIGLTHAAANLAVILLFAAVWVVRFNADSRTAGGALIAIEVVALAILGVSGWLGGELVDRLGVGVDREADLNAPSSLRSPAATTRIGDMR from the coding sequence ATGGAGAGCCGACTCAAGGTGCTCGGGCACCCCGTGCACCCGATGCTGGTGATGTTCCCGTTCGCCCTGCTGGTGACCGCCGTCTTCTTCGACGTCGTCGACACGCTCGGCGGGTCCGCCGTGTTCGGGGAGATCGCCTACTGGAACATCACCGTCGGGCTGGTCATGGGACTGCTCGCCGCGATCGCGGGCAGCTTCGACCTGCTCGCGATTCCGACCGACACGCGGGCCAAACGGATCGGGCTCACCCACGCCGCCGCCAACCTGGCGGTGATCCTGCTCTTCGCCGCCGTCTGGGTGGTGCGCTTCAACGCCGACTCACGGACGGCCGGCGGTGCGCTCATCGCCATCGAGGTGGTCGCGCTGGCCATCCTCGGCGTCAGCGGATGGCTCGGCGGTGAACTGGTCGACCGGCTCGGCGTGGGGGTCGACCGGGAGGCCGACCTGAACGCGCCCAGCTCGCTGCGCTCTCCGGCAGCCACGACACGGATCGGGGACATGCGGTGA
- a CDS encoding class I SAM-dependent methyltransferase gives MRHGEFEDPRLVAVYDAECRWGPDDDFFLAVVNETPQSRVLDLGCGTGRLTLALASAGHRVTGVDPARASLDAARAKPGADRVTWIEGTTALLPDRSFDVAVMTSHVAQFFTTDEAWDGVLADLHRSLVPDGRLVFDSRDPADRRWERWNPVDSRRHPRLLDGRTVEAWTEVTEVRGALVSFTHHYRFPPSPAGDPLQIRDVGVSGRPETPTSRKSSRSPSADAGLELRSSATLRFRTEGQIRASLHARGFTVEHVHGGWRREPVGAGDGELVVIARVA, from the coding sequence ATGCGGCACGGGGAGTTCGAGGACCCTCGGCTCGTCGCCGTCTACGACGCCGAGTGCCGGTGGGGGCCGGACGACGACTTCTTCCTGGCGGTGGTCAACGAGACCCCGCAGTCCCGCGTGCTCGACCTGGGCTGCGGCACCGGACGACTCACCCTCGCCTTGGCGTCCGCCGGGCACCGGGTCACCGGCGTGGATCCGGCCCGCGCCTCCCTCGACGCCGCCCGTGCCAAGCCGGGCGCGGACCGGGTGACCTGGATCGAGGGCACCACCGCGCTCCTGCCCGACCGGTCCTTCGACGTGGCGGTGATGACCAGCCACGTCGCGCAGTTCTTCACCACTGACGAGGCGTGGGACGGCGTTCTCGCCGACCTGCACCGGTCACTCGTGCCCGATGGGCGGCTGGTCTTCGACTCGCGTGACCCCGCCGACCGACGGTGGGAACGGTGGAACCCGGTCGACTCACGGCGTCACCCGCGCCTACTGGACGGTCGGACGGTCGAAGCGTGGACCGAGGTCACCGAGGTCCGGGGTGCCCTGGTCTCCTTCACCCACCACTACCGGTTCCCGCCGTCACCGGCCGGTGATCCACTCCAGATACGGGATGTCGGGGTCTCCGGTCGACCGGAGACCCCGACATCCCGTAAGTCGAGTCGATCACCGTCCGCGGATGCCGGACTGGAGCTGCGAAGTTCGGCCACCCTCCGGTTCCGTACCGAAGGTCAGATCCGCGCCTCGCTGCACGCACGCGGGTTCACCGTCGAGCATGTGCACGGCGGATGGCGGCGCGAGCCTGTCGGGGCGGGCGACGGCGAACTCGTGGTGATCGCCCGGGTCGCCTGA
- a CDS encoding MazG nucleotide pyrophosphohydrolase domain-containing protein: MDLNELTDQVETVSRNYARRHGITQDATWFLLKLQEEVGELTQAFLMRTGQARDKGLTEQEIDERFRAELADVLCQVLVMARHHGVDLRSEVERKWLRWNPTPAPTPNR; this comes from the coding sequence GTGGATCTGAACGAGCTCACCGACCAGGTCGAGACGGTTTCCCGCAACTACGCCCGTCGGCACGGGATCACCCAGGACGCGACCTGGTTCCTGCTGAAGCTCCAGGAAGAGGTGGGCGAGCTGACCCAGGCCTTTCTGATGCGTACGGGGCAGGCGCGGGACAAGGGGCTCACCGAGCAGGAGATCGACGAGAGGTTCCGGGCGGAACTGGCCGACGTGCTGTGCCAGGTGCTGGTGATGGCCCGGCACCACGGCGTCGACCTGCGATCCGAGGTCGAACGGAAGTGGCTGAGGTGGAACCCGACCCCCGCACCGACGCCGAACCGGTGA
- a CDS encoding DivIVA domain-containing protein, translating into MRVLLRSPRRRGRHHLRPPSTSDDAVLRYPPLTPERIRDHRFTIRRRGLDPAEITAFLARVADELAVARTALTAVREENLRIKNALRTWQTAQAPSARGLARW; encoded by the coding sequence GTGCGCGTGCTCCTCCGTAGTCCCCGGCGACGGGGCCGACACCACCTCCGACCTCCGTCCACCAGCGACGATGCCGTCCTTCGGTATCCGCCGTTGACCCCGGAACGCATCCGGGACCACCGGTTCACCATCCGCCGGCGGGGACTGGACCCGGCCGAGATCACCGCCTTCCTCGCCCGGGTCGCCGACGAACTGGCCGTCGCCCGGACCGCCCTGACCGCCGTACGGGAGGAGAACCTGCGCATCAAGAACGCGCTGCGGACCTGGCAGACCGCCCAGGCCCCGAGCGCCCGGGGGCTGGCCCGATGGTGA
- a CDS encoding glycosyltransferase has protein sequence MVDRPLDPGSPDDFRRERTLDVLIPTRNRAAELAVTLSGLAAQEGVPGFGVAVSDQSDGAPAFRHPAVATMARALRHRGHPVLLTRRLPRRGLAEHRAYLLDRSAARYVLCLDDDVWLEPGALHRLVTAITELGCGFVGNAVHGLSYLDDVRPQTHRHYEEWTGPPVPETVRPGTREWQRATIHSAANLLHVTGRLDLPEGTWRAYKVSWIGGCVLYDRTRLVEAGGFDFWRRLPEGHQGEDVAAQLAVLARYGGAGILPSGAYHLESPTTVTERDVEAWEVVLTDAAPGTAQPTR, from the coding sequence GTGGTCGACCGGCCGCTCGATCCGGGCTCGCCGGACGACTTCCGCCGCGAGCGCACCCTGGACGTACTGATCCCCACCCGGAACCGGGCGGCCGAACTCGCGGTCACCCTCTCCGGGCTCGCCGCCCAGGAGGGCGTACCCGGATTCGGGGTGGCGGTCAGCGACCAGTCCGACGGCGCACCCGCCTTCCGCCACCCGGCGGTCGCCACGATGGCCCGGGCGTTACGCCACCGGGGGCATCCGGTGCTGCTCACCCGTCGGCTGCCCCGGCGTGGGCTGGCCGAACACCGGGCGTACCTGCTGGACCGGTCGGCGGCCCGGTACGTGCTCTGCCTCGACGACGACGTCTGGCTCGAACCGGGAGCCCTGCACCGGCTGGTCACCGCCATCACCGAGCTGGGCTGCGGGTTCGTCGGCAACGCCGTGCACGGCCTCTCCTACCTCGACGACGTCCGGCCGCAGACCCACCGGCACTACGAGGAGTGGACCGGCCCACCCGTCCCGGAGACGGTACGCCCCGGCACCCGCGAGTGGCAGCGCGCGACCATCCACTCCGCGGCGAACCTGCTGCACGTGACCGGACGCCTGGACCTGCCGGAGGGCACCTGGCGGGCGTACAAGGTGTCCTGGATCGGGGGCTGCGTGCTCTACGACCGGACCCGGCTGGTCGAGGCGGGCGGCTTCGACTTCTGGCGTCGGCTGCCCGAGGGGCATCAGGGCGAGGACGTGGCGGCACAGCTCGCCGTGCTGGCCCGGTACGGCGGCGCCGGCATCCTGCCCAGCGGGGCGTACCACCTCGAGTCGCCGACCACCGTCACCGAGCGGGACGTGGAGGCGTGGGAGGTCGTCCTCACCGACGCCGCCCCCGGCACGGCGCAGCCCACCCGCTGA
- a CDS encoding type 1 glutamine amidotransferase domain-containing protein — protein sequence MAGRVLEGRRIAFLAADGVEEVEYVQPREAVEKAGARTELVSLKGGAIRSFNHLDPSTSYDVDVAVAEADAGAYDALVLPGGVANPDFLRADPEVVRFVRSFHEQGKPIGVICHGPWTLIDADLVRGRRITSWPTLRTDLVNAGAEWVDEECVVDGGIVSSRKPDDLPAFCATIVEEFARR from the coding sequence ATGGCAGGCCGAGTACTGGAGGGCAGGCGGATCGCGTTCCTCGCCGCGGACGGCGTGGAGGAGGTCGAGTACGTCCAGCCCCGCGAGGCGGTGGAGAAGGCCGGTGCCCGGACCGAACTGGTCTCCCTGAAGGGCGGGGCGATCCGGTCGTTCAATCACCTCGACCCGTCGACCAGCTACGACGTGGACGTGGCGGTGGCGGAGGCGGACGCCGGGGCGTACGACGCGCTGGTGCTGCCGGGCGGCGTGGCGAACCCGGACTTCCTGCGGGCCGACCCGGAGGTGGTGCGGTTCGTGCGGAGCTTCCACGAGCAGGGCAAGCCGATCGGGGTGATCTGCCACGGCCCGTGGACGCTCATCGATGCTGACCTGGTCCGGGGCCGGCGGATCACCTCCTGGCCGACGCTCCGCACCGACCTGGTCAACGCCGGCGCGGAGTGGGTCGACGAGGAGTGCGTGGTCGACGGCGGCATCGTCAGCAGCCGGAAGCCGGACGACCTGCCGGCCTTCTGCGCCACGATCGTCGAGGAGTTCGCCCGCCGCTGA
- a CDS encoding MFS transporter, whose product MLISLLRRTALDVTPLRTSRDYRLVFTAAGISSFGSFITYVTLPYQVYQITGDPLLVGLIGVCELVPLLVMAFVGGALADYLDRRLLVLGGEIGFTLLCGVLLVNSLDDEPHLWLLYLVAALTASLDGLQRPAMEGLTPRIVAPDQIPAASALNSLRMQLAQLGGPGLAGVLIATVDLAWVYAFDLLTFAVSLVCLAMVRAVPPPPAADRPSLRSVVTGLRYARSRPELLGTYLVDINAMFFGMPQALYPFMAEKMGGPSVLGLLYAAPAVGSMIATVGSGWTARVHRHGLMVVLAAGAWGLAIIGFGLVSSLWLALFFLALAGAADMVSGLFRMIIWNQTIPDHLRGRLAGIEMLSYSTGPLLGQLRSGLAARWVGVNGSIVSGGILCVVGTVALAAALPAFLRYDGRDGLARKQAEDAAWAATAADRAPA is encoded by the coding sequence GTGCTGATCAGCCTGCTCCGCCGTACGGCGCTGGACGTGACGCCGCTGCGGACCTCGCGGGACTACCGGCTGGTCTTCACCGCAGCCGGCATATCCAGCTTCGGGTCCTTCATCACCTACGTCACGCTGCCGTACCAGGTGTACCAGATCACCGGGGATCCCCTCCTGGTCGGACTGATCGGCGTCTGTGAGCTCGTACCCCTGCTGGTGATGGCCTTCGTCGGCGGCGCGCTCGCCGACTACCTGGACCGCCGCCTGCTGGTGCTCGGCGGCGAGATCGGGTTCACCCTGCTCTGCGGGGTGCTGCTGGTGAACTCGCTCGACGACGAGCCGCATCTCTGGTTGCTCTACCTGGTGGCCGCGTTGACCGCGTCGCTGGACGGGTTGCAACGACCGGCCATGGAGGGGCTCACCCCGCGCATCGTCGCCCCGGACCAGATCCCGGCGGCCAGCGCGCTGAACTCGCTGCGGATGCAGCTCGCCCAGCTCGGCGGCCCCGGCCTGGCCGGCGTGCTGATCGCCACCGTCGACCTGGCCTGGGTGTACGCGTTCGACCTGCTCACCTTCGCGGTCTCGCTGGTCTGCCTGGCCATGGTCCGGGCGGTCCCGCCGCCGCCGGCCGCCGACCGACCGTCGCTGCGCTCGGTGGTCACCGGCCTTCGGTACGCCCGCAGCCGTCCCGAACTGCTCGGCACCTACCTGGTCGACATCAACGCGATGTTCTTCGGCATGCCGCAGGCGCTCTACCCGTTCATGGCCGAGAAAATGGGCGGACCGTCGGTGCTCGGGCTGCTCTACGCCGCCCCGGCCGTCGGCTCGATGATCGCCACGGTCGGCTCCGGCTGGACCGCACGGGTTCACCGGCACGGGCTGATGGTGGTCCTCGCCGCCGGGGCCTGGGGGCTGGCCATCATCGGCTTCGGGCTGGTCAGCTCGCTCTGGTTGGCCCTGTTCTTCCTCGCCCTGGCCGGCGCGGCGGACATGGTCTCCGGCCTGTTCCGCATGATCATCTGGAACCAGACCATCCCCGATCACCTGCGCGGTCGGCTCGCCGGCATCGAGATGCTCTCCTACTCGACCGGCCCGCTCCTCGGCCAGCTCCGCTCCGGCCTGGCCGCCCGATGGGTCGGCGTGAACGGCTCGATCGTCTCCGGTGGCATCCTCTGCGTGGTCGGCACCGTCGCGCTCGCCGCCGCGCTGCCCGCCTTCCTCCGCTACGACGGCCGCGACGGTCTGGCCCGCAAACAGGCCGAGGACGCGGCCTGGGCGGCCACCGCCGCCGACCGCGCCCCGGCCTGA
- a CDS encoding fatty acid--CoA ligase, translating to MRSTMMDAPLQIARILDHGATVHGTAEVVTWTGAESRRMSYAEVARTAARLAHALRDECGVTGDERVATFMWNNNEHLVAYFAVPSMGAVLHTLNIRLFPEQLTYIANHAEDRVVLVDATLIPLLARVIGQMTTVRHVVVVGGGDPAPLLAAAGDRIAVHHWDVLLADRPTVYDWPEVDERDAAALCYTSGTTGHPKGVAYSHRSVYLHSLQVCMPEGFGLGPTGRELVIVPMFHAMGWGLPYAAFMSGASLVMPDRFLQAAPIAEMIAAERPTMAAAVPTIWTDLLAHLDTHDVDVSGLREVVVGGSACPPALMHAFGERHGVEVIHAWGMTETSPLGSVARPPAGATGEEAWRYRYTQGRVPAGVAARIVGPDGDVFPADGTSVGELEVRGPWVTAHYLGDETPDGEKFHDGWLRTGDVGTLSPDGFITLTDRSKDVIKSGGEWISSVELENALMAHPAVLEACVVGVPDERWHERPLATVVLREGASATAEQLREFLADSVARWQLPERWAFIDGVPKTSVGKFDKKVVRAQYADGALPVQVLTAV from the coding sequence ATGCGTAGCACGATGATGGACGCCCCCCTCCAGATCGCCCGGATCCTCGACCACGGCGCCACCGTGCACGGCACGGCCGAGGTGGTCACCTGGACCGGTGCGGAATCCCGCCGGATGTCGTACGCCGAGGTGGCCCGGACGGCCGCCCGGCTCGCCCACGCCCTGCGTGACGAGTGCGGGGTGACCGGCGACGAGCGGGTCGCCACCTTCATGTGGAACAACAACGAGCACCTGGTGGCGTACTTCGCGGTGCCCAGCATGGGTGCGGTGCTGCACACCCTGAACATCCGGCTCTTCCCGGAGCAGCTCACCTACATCGCCAACCACGCCGAGGACCGGGTGGTGCTGGTCGACGCCACGCTGATCCCGCTGCTGGCCCGGGTGATCGGTCAGATGACCACCGTGCGGCACGTGGTGGTGGTCGGCGGCGGGGACCCGGCGCCCCTGCTGGCGGCGGCCGGCGACCGGATCGCCGTACATCACTGGGACGTGCTGCTGGCCGACCGCCCGACGGTCTACGACTGGCCGGAGGTCGACGAGCGCGACGCGGCGGCGCTCTGCTACACCTCCGGGACCACCGGCCACCCGAAGGGGGTGGCCTACTCGCACCGCTCGGTCTACCTGCACTCGCTCCAGGTCTGCATGCCCGAGGGGTTCGGGCTCGGCCCGACCGGCCGGGAACTGGTCATCGTGCCGATGTTCCACGCGATGGGCTGGGGGCTGCCGTACGCGGCGTTCATGTCCGGCGCGTCGCTGGTCATGCCGGACCGGTTCCTCCAGGCGGCGCCGATCGCCGAGATGATCGCTGCGGAGCGCCCGACGATGGCCGCCGCGGTGCCGACCATCTGGACGGACCTGCTGGCCCACCTGGACACCCACGACGTCGACGTCTCCGGGCTGCGGGAGGTGGTGGTCGGCGGGTCGGCCTGTCCGCCGGCCCTGATGCACGCGTTCGGCGAGCGGCACGGCGTCGAGGTGATCCACGCCTGGGGGATGACCGAGACGTCACCGCTCGGCTCGGTGGCCCGTCCGCCCGCCGGGGCGACCGGCGAGGAGGCCTGGCGCTACCGCTACACGCAGGGGCGGGTGCCCGCCGGGGTGGCCGCCCGGATCGTCGGGCCGGACGGCGACGTGTTTCCCGCCGACGGCACCTCGGTTGGCGAGCTGGAGGTCCGGGGGCCCTGGGTGACCGCCCACTACCTCGGGGACGAGACCCCGGACGGGGAGAAGTTCCACGACGGATGGTTGCGCACCGGTGACGTCGGTACGCTCTCCCCGGACGGCTTCATCACGCTGACCGACCGCTCCAAGGACGTGATCAAGTCCGGTGGCGAGTGGATCTCGTCGGTGGAGTTGGAGAACGCCCTGATGGCCCACCCGGCGGTGCTGGAGGCGTGCGTGGTCGGGGTCCCGGACGAGCGCTGGCACGAACGACCGCTCGCCACGGTGGTGCTCCGGGAGGGGGCCTCGGCGACGGCGGAGCAGTTGCGCGAGTTCCTCGCCGACTCGGTGGCGCGGTGGCAGTTGCCGGAACGGTGGGCGTTCATCGACGGGGTGCCGAAGACCAGCGTCGGCAAGTTCGACAAGAAGGTGGTCCGGGCCCAGTACGCCGACGGCGCGCTTCCGGTGCAGGTGTTGACGGCGGTGTAA
- a CDS encoding Hsp20/alpha crystallin family protein has translation MGELQSLRAELARLVGGRAGPPEVELTETAEGWEVVVRLPGVAPEEVAVEIDDRELCVRARSEAEVNADHGIPGGLETRGFEYRVDLPSRVDPDAIDAVMDHGLLRVRLPRATRPAPRTITVGQPTSLSRPASRARSANGHPGRGTTPVDPARGTTAVDPAADRELHHPDVKPGSAGPATDRPDPSEGSSDIDRP, from the coding sequence ATGGGCGAGTTGCAGTCGCTCCGCGCCGAGCTGGCCCGCCTGGTCGGTGGCCGCGCCGGGCCGCCGGAGGTGGAGCTGACCGAGACCGCCGAGGGGTGGGAGGTCGTCGTCCGGCTGCCCGGTGTGGCGCCCGAGGAGGTCGCCGTCGAGATCGACGACCGGGAACTCTGCGTACGGGCGCGGTCGGAGGCCGAGGTCAACGCCGACCACGGCATCCCCGGTGGGCTGGAGACCCGGGGCTTCGAGTACCGCGTGGACCTGCCCTCCCGGGTGGACCCCGACGCGATCGACGCCGTCATGGACCACGGGCTGCTCCGGGTCCGGCTGCCCCGGGCGACCCGCCCCGCGCCGCGCACCATCACCGTCGGCCAGCCGACCTCGCTCTCCCGGCCCGCGTCGAGGGCACGTTCCGCCAACGGCCACCCCGGGCGGGGCACGACCCCCGTCGACCCGGCCCGGGGTACGACCGCCGTCGACCCGGCCGCTGACCGGGAGCTGCACCACCCGGACGTCAAGCCCGGCTCCGCCGGACCCGCCACCGACCGGCCCGACCCCTCCGAGGGGTCGAGCGACATCGACCGGCCGTAG
- a CDS encoding winged helix-turn-helix domain-containing protein, translated as MDELLDSLLSRIEDGTYPPGTQLPSGRALAAEYDVSQSTISRAVATLRDRGVLVGRPGRGVFVAEK; from the coding sequence ATGGATGAGCTGCTCGACAGCCTGTTGAGCAGGATCGAAGACGGGACCTATCCGCCCGGCACCCAGTTGCCGTCCGGCCGTGCCCTGGCCGCCGAGTACGACGTCTCCCAGTCCACCATCAGCAGAGCCGTCGCCACGCTGCGCGACAGGGGTGTTCTGGTGGGGCGGCCGGGGCGGGGGGTCTTCGTCGCGGAGAAGTAG
- a CDS encoding glycosyltransferase family 9 protein: MVDPSLLGPVAGRVPDVARIAVLRANALGDFIFVLPALDALRAAYPKAELVLLGAPWHAKLFRDRPGPVDRVLVVPPAPGIRGPDPGEPESAMDDFLAAARAERFDLALQVHGGGSNSNPIVNGLGARFTAGLRAEDAPPLDRWIRYVYYQHEVIRYLEVVALVGAPAITVLPSLAVTDADRDEAQAVLGEPTRPRVALHPGATDTRRRWPADRFAEVARELTTEGYEVLVTGTPAEQELVDRVVAAAGVPVRPQVGTLSLGALAACYAGCALVVSNDTGPLHLAAAVGTPTVGIFWVGNLINTGHPLRHRHRPIMSWTVHCPVCGVDCTPGAYPARPGDGECPHRDSFVTDVPTVEVVEAARELLATAG, from the coding sequence ATGGTGGATCCGTCCCTGCTCGGCCCGGTCGCCGGGCGCGTGCCGGACGTCGCACGGATCGCCGTGCTGCGCGCCAACGCGCTCGGTGACTTCATCTTCGTCCTGCCGGCACTGGACGCGCTGCGGGCCGCGTACCCGAAGGCGGAGCTGGTGCTGCTCGGCGCGCCGTGGCACGCGAAGCTGTTCCGCGACCGGCCGGGCCCGGTGGACCGGGTGCTGGTGGTCCCGCCGGCCCCGGGGATCCGGGGCCCGGACCCGGGCGAGCCGGAGTCCGCCATGGACGACTTCCTCGCCGCCGCCCGCGCCGAGCGATTCGACCTGGCGTTGCAGGTGCACGGCGGCGGGTCCAACTCGAACCCGATCGTCAACGGCCTCGGCGCACGGTTCACCGCCGGGCTGCGCGCCGAGGACGCGCCACCGCTGGACCGGTGGATCCGGTACGTCTACTACCAGCACGAGGTGATCCGCTACCTGGAGGTGGTCGCGCTGGTCGGGGCGCCGGCCATCACCGTCCTGCCGAGCCTGGCGGTGACCGACGCCGACCGGGACGAGGCTCAGGCGGTGCTCGGCGAACCGACCCGGCCCCGGGTGGCACTGCACCCGGGCGCGACCGACACCCGTCGCCGCTGGCCGGCCGACCGGTTCGCCGAGGTGGCCCGGGAACTGACCACCGAGGGGTACGAGGTGCTGGTCACCGGCACTCCAGCCGAGCAGGAGCTGGTCGACCGGGTGGTCGCGGCGGCCGGCGTGCCGGTCCGTCCCCAGGTCGGCACGCTCAGCCTCGGCGCGCTGGCCGCCTGCTACGCGGGCTGCGCGCTGGTGGTGTCGAACGACACCGGCCCGCTGCACCTGGCGGCGGCGGTCGGTACGCCGACGGTCGGCATCTTCTGGGTCGGCAACCTGATCAACACGGGGCACCCGCTACGTCACCGGCACCGGCCGATCATGTCCTGGACGGTGCACTGCCCGGTCTGCGGCGTCGACTGCACCCCGGGGGCGTACCCGGCGCGACCGGGCGACGGCGAGTGCCCGCACCGCGACTCGTTTGTCACCGACGTGCCGACGGTGGAGGTCGTCGAGGCCGCCCGCGAACTCCTCGCCACCGCCGGGTGA
- a CDS encoding pyridoxamine 5'-phosphate oxidase family protein — translation MTTEITSAEELRELLGEPTPRAVTKERRVLHELDRQWLAASPFCLIATSGADGTCDVSPKGDPPGFTLVLDDRTIAIPERPGNRRADGFHNILENPHVGLVFLVPGRSDTLRVNGRATLVRDAPFFDRMVVQGHRPQLAIVVDVEQVFYHCAKAFLRSELWRPETWQPDVLPSRPRIVKAVEAPEMALADLERHYGPDYVNTMYA, via the coding sequence GTGACGACGGAGATCACCTCAGCCGAAGAACTACGCGAACTGCTCGGCGAGCCCACACCCCGTGCGGTCACCAAGGAACGCCGTGTCCTGCACGAGCTGGACCGGCAGTGGCTGGCGGCCTCGCCGTTCTGCCTGATCGCCACCTCCGGCGCGGACGGCACCTGCGACGTCTCGCCCAAGGGCGACCCGCCCGGCTTCACGCTGGTGCTGGACGACCGGACCATCGCCATCCCGGAACGCCCCGGCAACCGGCGGGCCGACGGCTTCCACAACATCCTGGAGAATCCGCACGTCGGGCTGGTCTTCCTGGTCCCCGGCCGGTCCGACACGCTGCGCGTCAACGGCCGGGCGACCCTGGTCCGGGACGCGCCGTTCTTCGACCGGATGGTGGTGCAGGGACACCGCCCGCAGCTCGCCATCGTGGTCGACGTCGAGCAGGTGTTCTACCACTGCGCGAAGGCGTTCCTCCGGTCCGAGCTGTGGCGACCGGAGACCTGGCAGCCGGATGTGCTGCCGTCCCGGCCCCGGATCGTCAAGGCGGTCGAGGCCCCCGAGATGGCGCTGGCCGACCTGGAACGCCACTACGGCCCCGACTACGTCAACACGATGTACGCCTGA